The following are encoded in a window of Myxocyprinus asiaticus isolate MX2 ecotype Aquarium Trade chromosome 17, UBuf_Myxa_2, whole genome shotgun sequence genomic DNA:
- the LOC127454850 gene encoding rab3 GTPase-activating protein non-catalytic subunit-like isoform X1, whose product MSCCLLEFGRVQELRQVRDFLFPKQYQSGPEEKKTQAENELTWDDSDWGSWENPDSKEDGSQVCVKAEEEEQQQSSPWLQDCVLSLSPCSDLLVIAREHKAAFLSAKWRTDESGQEEMALTVSWSGTLSAEEGECISSVICIPLASQKRSSTGRPDWTCIVIGFTSGYVRFYTESGVLLLSQLLHEDPVLRLKCRTYEIPRHPGVTEQHEELSILYPAALVTIDGFSLFQSLRACRNQVARAAAAGSDVIQPPPLAYKKWGLQDMDTITDHCSLGITTLSVFDQMKNASILGGFHASVKGSPPAMSQYITVGGGPYTGFYYAIEGSSQPLLSHVALAVASKLTSALFSAASGWLGWKSKNEEESVQKQKPKVEPATPLPVRFGLPDSRRHGESICLSPCNTMAGVTDDFGRVTLLDVARGITIRMWKGYRDAQLGWVQVSEAFGERDTATSPSMPRRHAQFLVIYAPRRGILEVWGTQHGPRVGAFTVGKHCRMLYAGHRLMGVNSVTSQGWQIHTQQVCLFDPVSGALRAITIPFHLALSDKKSERAKDMHLLRRLTSLLRSREVEPALFESEAQSVLLDIKHPALKKQALESLLSNKNAPVSCLTGVTHALLDSLKEQDPEAVDESLLQFCSSQLKLLQLYKDVQLLHTPDTSPTEPEHLSFSGIEEDLARVRPVLQRYTEMNSRPYVSFAQDSGGPLPVRTFLSQLDWVNGELRVIKQPNTDWTQLGSFLFWGCLSGQSVLQRVCETLQESGISPQQLLSLLLSVWLNREKEILKCSDAVSNLHTLMSTLSSMKGAVEESWDGQCVSPWWQQVRTACVQSESAAAALLAALVSHRVAKSAITKLAESKFQEEWECVSLELEQWVVCIKQLEDVLALQTLLCLPPPQGSTGGAVSRCSVKTLLESGRGGVADCVSKLIFRQGVPPDLLRDILQRRRKNQPTEQPLQQGEEERLEELLECVCQRFPNSLSPDVLFAHCSWEHVVQWNKDPEVGQYLEWSVEFLKMISNPHIQLGISAMMWHTFIVKRFSAAAFLMEKVGKAPKDRLCRRDVGMGDAAVRSFLGSCVQLLQALMEVSSSSFLPYFPFFSRADSGVEDVSAPDVCVEEVWSSAEGPVSIVELAVDQRSVHYPLVQHHCVLASLLHAAMTFSLRLKPLSLFDSKGKNAFFRDLISIQLLPSGDMDPNLVAVRQEFLMNVLTGWVKALAEAEENGVKHSGTEDVWPSVCMELTSLLQVNTDILRRHLVCELYNQGLDLWAEEVMMEVEDKDVLGSQLLVLMGQRLSFSLLHSQSQTKPNMELLARLPPTLCTWLKAMNPSELRCPSVPLSQSSRLINKVIEMLPENHTQYSFALQLLEAVDSLQAEP is encoded by the exons ATGTCCTGTTGTCTGCTGGAGTTCGGTCGGGTCCAGGAGCTCAGACAGGTGCGAGACTTTCTTTTCCCCAAACAGTACCAATCCGGTCCGGAGGAAAAGAAAACACAAGCAG AGAATGAGTTGACGTGGGATGACTCGGACTGGGGCTCCTGGGAGAATCCTGACAGtaaagaggatggaagtcagGTTTGTGTTAAA GCTGAGGAGGAGGAACAGCAGCAAAGCTCCCCCTGGCTACAGGACTGTGTGTTGTCTCTCTCCCCCTGCTCGGATCTACTGGTTATCGCTCGAGAACATAAAGCTGCTTTTCTCTCTG CTAAGTGGCGGACAGATGAGAGTGGGCAAGAGGAGATGGCTCTCACTGTGTCCTGGAGTGGAACGCTAAGTGCTGAGGAAGG ggAGTGTATTAGTAGTGTTATCTGTATTCCACTGGCCAGCCAGAAGAG GAGTTCTACCGGCCGCCCCGATTGGACCTGTATTGTTATAGGATTTACCTCAGGTTATGTCCGTTTCTACACAGAG agtGGTGTTCTCCTGTTATCTCAGCTCTTGCATGAAGACCCTGTACTGCGACTCAAATGTCGTACTTATGAGATTCCAAGACACCCTGGAGTCACTGAGCAG CATGAGGAGCTGAGTATTTTGTACCCAGCAGCTCTGGTCACCATTGATGGCTTTAGTCTCTTCCAGTCTTTACGTGCATGTCGAAACCAGGTCGCCAGAG CTGCTGCAGCAGGAAGTGATGTCATCCAGCCTCCACCACTGGCCTATAAGAAATGGGGGCTACAGGACATGGACACAATTACAGACCATTGCAGCTTAG gcaTTACGACTCTGAGTGTGTTTGATCAAATGAAAAATGCCTCTATCTTAGGGGGATTTCATGCTTCAGTTAAAGGAAGCCCTCCTGCTATGAGTCAGTATATTACAGTGGGAGGAGGGCCTTATACTGGCTTTTATTACGCTATAGAG GGCAGTTCTCAGCCTCTTCTCTCCCATGTGGCTCTGGCTGTGGCCAGTAAACTCACATCAGCTTTGTTCAGTGCTGccag TGGTTGGTTGGGCTGGAAGAGTAAAAATGAGGAGGAGTCAGTGCAGAAACAGAAGCCAAAGGTGGAGCCGGCCACACCCCTTCCTGTTAG ATTTGGTCTCCCTGATTCTCGTCGACATGGCGagtctatctgtctttctccaTGTAACACTATGGCTGGAGTCACAGACGACTTTGGCAGAGTCACGCTGCTAGATGTGGCACGAGGCATCACTATCAGGATGTGGAAGG gctaTCGTGATGCTCAGCTCGGGTGGGTTCAGGTATCAGAGGCTTTTGGGGAGAGAGATACAGCCACTTCTCCCTCCATGCCCCGCCGCCATGCCCAGTTTCTTGTGATTTACGCCCCACGGAGGGGCATTTTAGAGGTCTGGGGAACTCAGCATGGACCTCGTGTGGGGGCTTTCACTGTAGGCAAACACTGCAG GATGCTGTATGCGGGTCACAGGTTAATGGGTGTGAACAGTGTAACCAGTCAGGGTTGGCAGATACACACACAGCAGGTGTGTCTGTTTGACCCTGTCAGTGGAGCTCTGAGAGCCATCACCATACCATTCCACCTGGCACTCAG TGATAAGAAGAGCGAGCGTGCTAAAGACATGCACTTGCTGAGGAGACTCACCTCTCTACTCAGGAGCAGGGAAGTGGAGCCAG CTCTGTTTGAGAGTGAAGCACAAAGTGTGCTACTGGACATTAAACATCCAGCTCTTAAAAAACAG GCTTTGGAGTCGCTGTTGTCCAATAAGAATGCACCAGTGTCCTGTTTGACTGGTGTTACTCATGCATTATTGGACAGCTTGAAAGAACAAG ATCCTGAAGCAGTGGATGAGTCTTTGTTGCAGTTCTGCTCATCACAGCTCAAACTGCTTCAACTCTACAAAGACGTCCAACTACTGCACACACCAGATACATCACCCACTGAACCTGAACAT CTATCATTCTCTGGCATTGAGGAGGATCTGGCTCGAGTTAGGCCAGTCTTGCAGCGATACACAGAGATGAACTCTCGGCCCTATGTCTCATTCGCTCAAGATTCTGGTGGTCCGCTGCCAGTCCGAACATTTCTGTCTCAGTTGGATTGGGTGAACGGAGAGCTCAGAGTGATCAAACAGCCAAATACGGACTGGACCCAACTGG GTAGTTTTCTGTTCTGGGGTTGTCTTTCTGGTCAGAGTGTATTACAGAGAGTGTGTGAGACTTTGCAGGAAAGTGGCATCAGTCCTCAACAGTTACTG TCTTTGCTCTTATCTGTTTGGCTGAACAGAGAGAAGGAGATACTAAAGTGTTCAGATGCCGTTTCAAACCTGCACACATTGATGTCCACACTTAGCTCCATGAAAG gAGCGGTGGAGGAGTCGTGGGACGGGCAGTGTGTCTCTCCCTGGTGGCAGCAGGTGCGCACGGCATGTGTTCAGTCTGAGAGTGCGGCCGCTGCACTACTGGCTGCTCTAGTCTCTCATCGTGTAGCCAAGAGTGCCATCACCAAACTGGCCGAGAGCAAG TTTCAAGAGGAGTGGGAGTGTGTATCTCTGGAGTTGGAGCAGTGGGTGGTGTGTATAAAGCAGTTGGAGGATGTTCTTGCTCTGCAGACGCTGCTCTGCCTGCCGCCTCCTCAGGGCTCTACAGGGGGTGCTGTTTCTCGCTGCTCAGTCAAAACACTATTAGAAAGTGGCAGAG GGGGTGTAGCAGACTGTGTTTCTAAGTTGATCTTCAGGCAGGGCGTGCCTCCAGACCTCCTGAGAGATATTCTACAGCGTAGGAGGAAGAATCAGCCCACAGAACAGCCACTACAGCAAGGAGAGGAGGAGAGACTGGAGG AGCTGCTGGAGTGTGTGTGTCAGCGATTcccaaactctctctctcctgatGTGCTGTTTGCTCACTGTAGCTGGGAACATGTGGTCCAGTGGAACAAAGACCCAGAG GTGGGGCAGTATTTAGAGTGGTCAGTGGAATTTTTAAAGATGATCTCCAACCCTCACATCCAGTTGG GTATTTCTGCCATGATGTGGCATACCTTCATTGTAAAGCGGTTTTCAGCTGCTGCCTTCCTAATGGaaaag gTGGGGAAGGCACCCAAAGACCGACTGTGCAGACGG GATGTAGGAATGGGAGACGCAGCTGTGAGGAGTTTCCTGGGCTCCTGTGTGCAGTTACTCCAGGCTCTGATGGAGGTCTCCTCTTCTTCTTTTCTTccttattttccttttttctccAGA GCAGATTCCGGGGTGGAGGATGTGTCTGCTCCAGATGTGTGCGTAGAGGAAGTATGGAGCAGTGCTGAGGGTCCAGTCTCTATAGTGGAGTTAGCTGTGGATCAGAGATCTGTTCACTATCCTCTGGTCCAACATCATTGCGTGTTAGCATCGCTGCTGCATGCCGCCATGACCTTCTCTCTGCGCCTTAAACCACTCAGTCTGTTCGACAGCAAG GGCAAGAATGCATTCTTCAGAGATTTGATCTCCATTCAGTTGCTGCCCAGTGGCGACATGGACCCCAACCTGGTGGCTGTGAGACAAGAG tttttgATGAATGTATTAACAGGCTGGGTAAAGGCTCTAGCAGAAGCTGAGGAGAATGGTGTCAAGCACAGCGGCACTGAAGACGTGTGGCCATCTGTATGTATGGAGCTCACGTCTCTACTGCAGGTCAATACTGATATACTGCGCAGACACCTCGTCTGTGAGCTTTACAACCAGGGCCTGGACCTATGGGCAGAGGAG
- the LOC127454850 gene encoding rab3 GTPase-activating protein non-catalytic subunit-like isoform X3, whose protein sequence is MSCCLLEFGRVQELRQVRDFLFPKQYQSGPEEKKTQAENELTWDDSDWGSWENPDSKEDGSQVCVKAEEEEQQQSSPWLQDCVLSLSPCSDLLVIAREHKAAFLSAKWRTDESGQEEMALTVSWSGTLSAEEGECISSVICIPLASQKRSSTGRPDWTCIVIGFTSGYVRFYTESGVLLLSQLLHEDPVLRLKCRTYEIPRHPGVTEQHEELSILYPAALVTIDGFSLFQSLRACRNQVARAAAAGSDVIQPPPLAYKKWGLQDMDTITDHCSLGITTLSVFDQMKNASILGGFHASVKGSPPAMSQYITVGGGPYTGFYYAIEGSSQPLLSHVALAVASKLTSALFSAASGWLGWKSKNEEESVQKQKPKVEPATPLPVRFGLPDSRRHGESICLSPCNTMAGVTDDFGRVTLLDVARGITIRMWKGYRDAQLGWVQVSEAFGERDTATSPSMPRRHAQFLVIYAPRRGILEVWGTQHGPRVGAFTVGKHCRMLYAGHRLMGVNSVTSQGWQIHTQQVCLFDPVSGALRAITIPFHLALSDKKSERAKDMHLLRRLTSLLRSREVEPALFESEAQSVLLDIKHPALKKQALESLLSNKNAPVSCLTGVTHALLDSLKEQDPEAVDESLLQFCSSQLKLLQLYKDVQLLHTPDTSPTEPEHLSFSGIEEDLARVRPVLQRYTEMNSRPYVSFAQDSGGPLPVRTFLSQLDWVNGELRVIKQPNTDWTQLGSFLFWGCLSGQSVLQRVCETLQESGISPQQLLSLLLSVWLNREKEILKCSDAVSNLHTLMSTLSSMKGAVEESWDGQCVSPWWQQVRTACVQSESAAAALLAALVSHRVAKSAITKLAESKFQEEWECVSLELEQWVVCIKQLEDVLALQTLLCLPPPQGSTGGAVSRCSVKTLLESGRGGVADCVSKLIFRQGVPPDLLRDILQRRRKNQPTEQPLQQGEEERLEELLECVCQRFPNSLSPDVLFAHCSWEHVVQWNKDPEVGQYLEWSVEFLKMISNPHIQLGISAMMWHTFIVKRFSAAAFLMEKVGKAPKDRLCRRDVGMGDAAVRSFLGSCVQLLQALMEADSGVEDVSAPDVCVEEVWSSAEGPVSIVELAVDQRSVHYPLVQHHCVLASLLHAAMTFSLRLKPLSLFDSKGKNAFFRDLISIQLLPSGDMDPNLVAVRQEFLMNVLTGWVKALAEAEENGVKHSGTEDVWPSVCMELTSLLQVNTDILRRHLVCELYNQGLDLWAEEVMMEVEDKDVLGSQLLVLMGQRLSFSLLHSQSQTKPNMELLARLPPTLCTWLKAMNPSELRCPSVPLSQSSRLINKVIEMLPENHTQYSFALQLLEAVDSLQAEP, encoded by the exons ATGTCCTGTTGTCTGCTGGAGTTCGGTCGGGTCCAGGAGCTCAGACAGGTGCGAGACTTTCTTTTCCCCAAACAGTACCAATCCGGTCCGGAGGAAAAGAAAACACAAGCAG AGAATGAGTTGACGTGGGATGACTCGGACTGGGGCTCCTGGGAGAATCCTGACAGtaaagaggatggaagtcagGTTTGTGTTAAA GCTGAGGAGGAGGAACAGCAGCAAAGCTCCCCCTGGCTACAGGACTGTGTGTTGTCTCTCTCCCCCTGCTCGGATCTACTGGTTATCGCTCGAGAACATAAAGCTGCTTTTCTCTCTG CTAAGTGGCGGACAGATGAGAGTGGGCAAGAGGAGATGGCTCTCACTGTGTCCTGGAGTGGAACGCTAAGTGCTGAGGAAGG ggAGTGTATTAGTAGTGTTATCTGTATTCCACTGGCCAGCCAGAAGAG GAGTTCTACCGGCCGCCCCGATTGGACCTGTATTGTTATAGGATTTACCTCAGGTTATGTCCGTTTCTACACAGAG agtGGTGTTCTCCTGTTATCTCAGCTCTTGCATGAAGACCCTGTACTGCGACTCAAATGTCGTACTTATGAGATTCCAAGACACCCTGGAGTCACTGAGCAG CATGAGGAGCTGAGTATTTTGTACCCAGCAGCTCTGGTCACCATTGATGGCTTTAGTCTCTTCCAGTCTTTACGTGCATGTCGAAACCAGGTCGCCAGAG CTGCTGCAGCAGGAAGTGATGTCATCCAGCCTCCACCACTGGCCTATAAGAAATGGGGGCTACAGGACATGGACACAATTACAGACCATTGCAGCTTAG gcaTTACGACTCTGAGTGTGTTTGATCAAATGAAAAATGCCTCTATCTTAGGGGGATTTCATGCTTCAGTTAAAGGAAGCCCTCCTGCTATGAGTCAGTATATTACAGTGGGAGGAGGGCCTTATACTGGCTTTTATTACGCTATAGAG GGCAGTTCTCAGCCTCTTCTCTCCCATGTGGCTCTGGCTGTGGCCAGTAAACTCACATCAGCTTTGTTCAGTGCTGccag TGGTTGGTTGGGCTGGAAGAGTAAAAATGAGGAGGAGTCAGTGCAGAAACAGAAGCCAAAGGTGGAGCCGGCCACACCCCTTCCTGTTAG ATTTGGTCTCCCTGATTCTCGTCGACATGGCGagtctatctgtctttctccaTGTAACACTATGGCTGGAGTCACAGACGACTTTGGCAGAGTCACGCTGCTAGATGTGGCACGAGGCATCACTATCAGGATGTGGAAGG gctaTCGTGATGCTCAGCTCGGGTGGGTTCAGGTATCAGAGGCTTTTGGGGAGAGAGATACAGCCACTTCTCCCTCCATGCCCCGCCGCCATGCCCAGTTTCTTGTGATTTACGCCCCACGGAGGGGCATTTTAGAGGTCTGGGGAACTCAGCATGGACCTCGTGTGGGGGCTTTCACTGTAGGCAAACACTGCAG GATGCTGTATGCGGGTCACAGGTTAATGGGTGTGAACAGTGTAACCAGTCAGGGTTGGCAGATACACACACAGCAGGTGTGTCTGTTTGACCCTGTCAGTGGAGCTCTGAGAGCCATCACCATACCATTCCACCTGGCACTCAG TGATAAGAAGAGCGAGCGTGCTAAAGACATGCACTTGCTGAGGAGACTCACCTCTCTACTCAGGAGCAGGGAAGTGGAGCCAG CTCTGTTTGAGAGTGAAGCACAAAGTGTGCTACTGGACATTAAACATCCAGCTCTTAAAAAACAG GCTTTGGAGTCGCTGTTGTCCAATAAGAATGCACCAGTGTCCTGTTTGACTGGTGTTACTCATGCATTATTGGACAGCTTGAAAGAACAAG ATCCTGAAGCAGTGGATGAGTCTTTGTTGCAGTTCTGCTCATCACAGCTCAAACTGCTTCAACTCTACAAAGACGTCCAACTACTGCACACACCAGATACATCACCCACTGAACCTGAACAT CTATCATTCTCTGGCATTGAGGAGGATCTGGCTCGAGTTAGGCCAGTCTTGCAGCGATACACAGAGATGAACTCTCGGCCCTATGTCTCATTCGCTCAAGATTCTGGTGGTCCGCTGCCAGTCCGAACATTTCTGTCTCAGTTGGATTGGGTGAACGGAGAGCTCAGAGTGATCAAACAGCCAAATACGGACTGGACCCAACTGG GTAGTTTTCTGTTCTGGGGTTGTCTTTCTGGTCAGAGTGTATTACAGAGAGTGTGTGAGACTTTGCAGGAAAGTGGCATCAGTCCTCAACAGTTACTG TCTTTGCTCTTATCTGTTTGGCTGAACAGAGAGAAGGAGATACTAAAGTGTTCAGATGCCGTTTCAAACCTGCACACATTGATGTCCACACTTAGCTCCATGAAAG gAGCGGTGGAGGAGTCGTGGGACGGGCAGTGTGTCTCTCCCTGGTGGCAGCAGGTGCGCACGGCATGTGTTCAGTCTGAGAGTGCGGCCGCTGCACTACTGGCTGCTCTAGTCTCTCATCGTGTAGCCAAGAGTGCCATCACCAAACTGGCCGAGAGCAAG TTTCAAGAGGAGTGGGAGTGTGTATCTCTGGAGTTGGAGCAGTGGGTGGTGTGTATAAAGCAGTTGGAGGATGTTCTTGCTCTGCAGACGCTGCTCTGCCTGCCGCCTCCTCAGGGCTCTACAGGGGGTGCTGTTTCTCGCTGCTCAGTCAAAACACTATTAGAAAGTGGCAGAG GGGGTGTAGCAGACTGTGTTTCTAAGTTGATCTTCAGGCAGGGCGTGCCTCCAGACCTCCTGAGAGATATTCTACAGCGTAGGAGGAAGAATCAGCCCACAGAACAGCCACTACAGCAAGGAGAGGAGGAGAGACTGGAGG AGCTGCTGGAGTGTGTGTGTCAGCGATTcccaaactctctctctcctgatGTGCTGTTTGCTCACTGTAGCTGGGAACATGTGGTCCAGTGGAACAAAGACCCAGAG GTGGGGCAGTATTTAGAGTGGTCAGTGGAATTTTTAAAGATGATCTCCAACCCTCACATCCAGTTGG GTATTTCTGCCATGATGTGGCATACCTTCATTGTAAAGCGGTTTTCAGCTGCTGCCTTCCTAATGGaaaag gTGGGGAAGGCACCCAAAGACCGACTGTGCAGACGG GATGTAGGAATGGGAGACGCAGCTGTGAGGAGTTTCCTGGGCTCCTGTGTGCAGTTACTCCAGGCTCTGATGGAG GCAGATTCCGGGGTGGAGGATGTGTCTGCTCCAGATGTGTGCGTAGAGGAAGTATGGAGCAGTGCTGAGGGTCCAGTCTCTATAGTGGAGTTAGCTGTGGATCAGAGATCTGTTCACTATCCTCTGGTCCAACATCATTGCGTGTTAGCATCGCTGCTGCATGCCGCCATGACCTTCTCTCTGCGCCTTAAACCACTCAGTCTGTTCGACAGCAAG GGCAAGAATGCATTCTTCAGAGATTTGATCTCCATTCAGTTGCTGCCCAGTGGCGACATGGACCCCAACCTGGTGGCTGTGAGACAAGAG tttttgATGAATGTATTAACAGGCTGGGTAAAGGCTCTAGCAGAAGCTGAGGAGAATGGTGTCAAGCACAGCGGCACTGAAGACGTGTGGCCATCTGTATGTATGGAGCTCACGTCTCTACTGCAGGTCAATACTGATATACTGCGCAGACACCTCGTCTGTGAGCTTTACAACCAGGGCCTGGACCTATGGGCAGAGGAG